In one Cystobacter fuscus DSM 2262 genomic region, the following are encoded:
- a CDS encoding FG-GAP repeat domain-containing protein → MSSTRNSAVPTLRLVPLLSALCMFLVACPGEPRPPPPIGNPPGTGGPGTPGPGTGSDADGGLVLASDGGTFDAKPSCTGGSTSCQGSCPDGGAVCLGNCGFLPPVRYALGGEQADLAAGDLQNDGFEDLVTADTGGKVISVLLNRRQGLFQTPSLWRAEQPTSMALAKLDGNSSLDVLTTNSGNSTLGLYRGRGDGTFERLLSSPSAALLRDLKVWEENGNRRAAVIKADTQEVSVFAVNGDGSLGTATSYLASPEPRALVVTDFNGDGRPDLAVAHAASCASTPQDTTCESVSVLLGQSDGTFAAQRFTQTGGTPLGLVAARLDGDAQADLIVADSRRHQVLVLIARGDGSFFVQASYPTVRSPSRLLLMDVNRDTVPDLVVGSLGNEVGVLLGQPGGSFSPQVALSATNLEAGIRALASSDFDKDGFNDLAVLTGSGVQLLWGICR, encoded by the coding sequence GTGTCGTCGACGAGAAACTCCGCCGTTCCCACCCTGCGCCTGGTGCCGCTGTTGAGCGCGTTGTGTATGTTCCTCGTGGCGTGCCCCGGTGAGCCGCGGCCTCCTCCTCCCATCGGCAACCCTCCGGGAACGGGTGGGCCGGGGACTCCGGGGCCGGGGACGGGGTCCGACGCGGATGGCGGCCTCGTGCTGGCCAGTGATGGAGGCACCTTCGATGCGAAACCCTCGTGCACGGGAGGCTCCACGTCGTGCCAGGGCTCCTGTCCGGATGGCGGCGCCGTCTGCCTGGGCAACTGCGGCTTCCTGCCCCCGGTGCGCTATGCGCTCGGCGGAGAGCAGGCGGACCTGGCGGCGGGAGACCTGCAGAACGATGGCTTCGAGGATCTCGTCACGGCGGACACCGGCGGCAAGGTCATCTCCGTGCTGCTCAACCGCCGCCAGGGGCTCTTCCAGACGCCCAGCCTGTGGCGCGCCGAGCAGCCCACGTCCATGGCGCTCGCGAAGCTCGATGGGAACTCTTCCCTGGATGTGCTCACCACCAACAGTGGCAACTCCACGCTCGGGCTGTACCGGGGCCGGGGTGATGGCACCTTCGAGCGGCTCCTCTCCTCGCCGTCCGCGGCCCTGCTCCGCGACCTGAAGGTGTGGGAGGAGAACGGCAACCGGCGCGCCGCGGTGATCAAGGCGGACACCCAGGAGGTCTCCGTGTTCGCGGTGAACGGTGACGGTTCCTTGGGGACGGCGACTTCCTACCTCGCGTCTCCGGAGCCCCGGGCCCTGGTGGTCACGGACTTCAATGGGGATGGGCGCCCCGACCTCGCCGTCGCCCACGCGGCCTCCTGCGCCTCGACGCCGCAGGACACGACGTGCGAGTCCGTGAGCGTGCTGCTGGGCCAGAGCGATGGCACCTTCGCGGCGCAGCGCTTCACCCAGACGGGTGGCACGCCGCTCGGACTCGTGGCGGCGCGGCTGGACGGAGATGCCCAGGCGGATTTGATCGTCGCCGATTCGCGCCGCCATCAGGTGCTCGTGCTCATCGCGCGGGGAGATGGCTCCTTCTTCGTCCAGGCCTCCTATCCCACCGTCCGCTCGCCCTCGCGCCTGCTGCTCATGGACGTCAACCGCGACACGGTGCCCGACCTGGTGGTGGGCTCGTTGGGCAACGAGGTGGGCGTGCTGCTCGGCCAGCCGGGTGGGAGCTTCTCGCCGCAGGTGGCCCTGTCCGCCACCAACCTGGAGGCGGGCATCCGTGCCCTGGCCTCGTCGGACTTCGACAAGGATGGCTTCAACGACCTGGCCGTCCTCACCGGCTCGGGCGTGCAGCTGCTCTGGGGCATCTGCCGCTGA
- a CDS encoding potassium transporter Kup gives MSTLGAVGHRAEETPRGATGTRRGHSTRRGPSRLGQTRRAPQGLALLTLTSLGVVFGDLGTSPLYALQESFHGPHAVEVTSGNVLGVLSLIIWSLLVVVCVKYLTLLLRLDNEGEGGILALVAMLRPAGSRRGRAVLVGLGLFGAALLYGDGVITPSISVLSAVEGLKVATPVFEPYVVPLTVLILLALFFVQPWGPGRVGVVFGPIVALWFLSIGAFGAWGVLRAPAVLAAFNPWHAVRFFQESGWHGFRVLGSVILCLTGAEALYADMGNFGRRPIRLAWFSLALPSLLLSYLSQGAFLLHHPEAADAPFFRSLPGHALYPMVVLATLATVVASQALISAVFSLTHQASQLGYCPRLTLRHTSSVQEGQIYLPAINWALMTACVAVVLNFRSSQSLAAAYGLAVSGTMLITTFLFASVARRRWHWPPWALGLVVAGFLLVDVSFLGANLLKISEGGWLPLVMAAVVFLLMEVWRRGLELLFDKRDTHAVELEKLLQALSRSPLPRVRGTAVFLTGTRHGAPPVLLHHLEHNQAMHEQVVLLTVVTENAASVEPSERVSWQSHGQGITRVTARYGFMEHPDVPRVLEQARQLGLEALADPVTFYIGRVMLSLRRGRGAPLWVKRLFRLMLRNAPPTTDHFRLPAQRVMELGAQVDF, from the coding sequence ATGAGCACGCTCGGAGCCGTGGGACACCGAGCGGAGGAGACCCCACGAGGGGCCACGGGCACCAGGCGCGGCCATTCCACGAGGCGGGGGCCTTCCCGCCTGGGACAGACGCGCCGGGCGCCCCAGGGTCTCGCGCTGCTCACCTTGACCAGCCTGGGCGTGGTGTTCGGAGACCTGGGGACGAGCCCCCTCTACGCGCTCCAGGAGAGCTTCCACGGACCGCACGCGGTGGAGGTGACGTCCGGCAACGTCCTCGGGGTGCTGTCGCTCATCATCTGGTCGCTGCTCGTGGTGGTGTGCGTGAAGTACCTCACGCTCCTGTTGCGCCTGGACAACGAGGGCGAGGGCGGCATCCTCGCGCTGGTGGCGATGCTGCGACCGGCCGGCTCGCGGCGGGGGCGCGCGGTGCTGGTGGGGCTCGGGTTGTTCGGCGCGGCGCTCTTGTATGGGGATGGCGTCATCACCCCGTCCATCTCGGTGCTCTCGGCGGTGGAGGGATTGAAGGTGGCCACGCCCGTCTTCGAGCCCTACGTGGTGCCGCTCACGGTGCTCATCCTCCTGGCGCTCTTCTTCGTGCAGCCCTGGGGCCCGGGGCGGGTGGGGGTGGTGTTCGGGCCCATCGTGGCGCTGTGGTTCCTGAGCATCGGGGCCTTCGGGGCCTGGGGCGTGCTGCGCGCTCCCGCGGTGCTCGCCGCCTTCAATCCCTGGCACGCGGTGCGCTTCTTCCAGGAGTCGGGCTGGCACGGCTTCCGGGTGCTCGGCTCCGTCATCCTGTGCCTCACCGGCGCCGAGGCGCTCTACGCGGACATGGGCAACTTCGGCCGGCGGCCCATCCGGCTCGCGTGGTTCTCGCTCGCCCTGCCCTCGCTCCTGTTGAGCTACCTCTCCCAGGGCGCCTTCCTCCTGCACCACCCCGAGGCCGCCGACGCCCCCTTCTTCCGCTCGCTGCCCGGCCACGCGCTCTACCCCATGGTGGTGCTGGCCACGCTGGCCACGGTGGTGGCGTCCCAGGCGCTCATCAGCGCGGTGTTCTCCCTCACCCACCAGGCGAGCCAACTGGGCTACTGCCCGCGGCTGACCCTGCGCCACACGTCCTCGGTGCAGGAGGGGCAGATCTACCTGCCCGCCATCAACTGGGCGCTGATGACGGCGTGCGTCGCCGTGGTGCTCAACTTCCGCTCCTCCCAGTCGCTCGCCGCGGCCTACGGGCTGGCGGTGTCGGGCACCATGCTCATCACCACGTTCCTCTTCGCCTCGGTGGCCCGGCGGCGCTGGCACTGGCCGCCGTGGGCGCTCGGGCTCGTGGTGGCCGGCTTCCTCCTGGTGGATGTCTCCTTCCTGGGCGCCAATCTGCTCAAGATTTCCGAGGGCGGCTGGCTGCCGCTGGTGATGGCCGCGGTCGTCTTCCTGCTGATGGAGGTGTGGCGGCGGGGGCTGGAGCTGCTGTTCGACAAGCGCGACACGCACGCCGTGGAGTTGGAGAAGCTGCTCCAGGCGCTCTCGCGCAGCCCCCTGCCCCGGGTGCGTGGCACGGCGGTGTTCCTGACTGGCACCAGACACGGCGCGCCGCCGGTGCTCCTGCACCACCTGGAGCACAACCAGGCGATGCACGAGCAGGTGGTGCTGCTCACGGTCGTCACCGAGAACGCGGCGTCGGTGGAGCCCTCCGAGCGCGTGAGCTGGCAGTCCCATGGCCAGGGCATCACGCGGGTGACGGCGCGCTACGGCTTCATGGAGCACCCGGACGTGCCGCGGGTGCTGGAGCAGGCACGCCAGCTCGGACTGGAGGCGCTCGCCGATCCGGTGACCTTCTATATCGGGCGGGTGATGCTGAGCCTGCGGCGCGGCCGGGGGGCGCCGCTGTGGGTCAAGCGGCTGTTCCGGTTGATGCTGCGCAACGCGCCCCCCACCACGGACCACTTCCGGCTGCCCGCCCAGCGGGTGATGGAGCTGGGCGCGCAGGTGGATTTCTAG
- a CDS encoding sigma-54-dependent transcriptional regulator has protein sequence MPSEGRVLVVDDHVEMARLLADALTDAGYTVDVATSGREALAAVRGRVLDAVVCDLRMEQVDGFDVLAAVREADPTLPVLIMTAFGGVENAVEAMRRGAAHYFTKPFRLDEVLLYVQRAIAERRLREENRALRQAVGDRSAFAALVGRSAPLRALYELIERVAHSHAPVLVRGESGSGKELVARALHFEGPRQAGPFVAINCTAIPNALLESELFGHVKGSFTGATTPRRGLFLEADGGTLFLDEIGDMAPELQAKLLRVLEDGEVRAVGADAARKVDVRVVAATHQELEARVREGKFRQDLFYRLNVVPLRVPALRERREDIPLLVEHFIAKSRERNPRARLTGFTPEALAALAAAPWPGNVRELENLVERLAVVTVKETVDLPTLQLHAPGVTVDVHPLVQAQTRLVPLRQLEGEYIAYVVAQCGGNKTRAAEILGIDVSTIHRRERERGG, from the coding sequence ATGCCGTCTGAAGGGCGAGTGCTGGTGGTGGATGACCACGTGGAGATGGCGCGGCTGCTCGCCGATGCCCTCACGGACGCGGGCTACACGGTGGACGTGGCCACGAGCGGGCGGGAGGCGCTCGCCGCGGTGCGCGGGCGCGTGCTGGACGCGGTGGTGTGTGATTTGCGCATGGAGCAGGTGGACGGCTTCGACGTGCTGGCGGCCGTGCGCGAGGCGGACCCCACGCTGCCGGTGCTCATCATGACGGCCTTTGGCGGGGTGGAGAACGCGGTGGAGGCCATGCGGCGGGGCGCCGCGCACTACTTCACCAAGCCCTTCCGGCTGGACGAGGTGCTGCTGTACGTGCAGCGCGCCATCGCCGAGCGGCGGCTGCGCGAGGAGAACCGCGCCCTGCGCCAGGCGGTGGGGGACCGCTCGGCGTTCGCGGCGCTGGTGGGCCGCAGCGCGCCCCTGCGGGCCTTGTACGAGCTCATCGAGCGCGTGGCGCACTCGCACGCGCCGGTGCTGGTGCGGGGCGAGAGCGGCTCGGGCAAGGAGCTGGTGGCGCGCGCGCTGCACTTCGAGGGGCCTCGCCAGGCGGGCCCCTTCGTGGCCATCAACTGCACGGCCATTCCCAACGCGCTGCTGGAGAGCGAGCTGTTCGGCCACGTGAAGGGCAGCTTCACGGGGGCCACCACGCCCCGGCGCGGCCTCTTCCTGGAGGCGGACGGGGGCACGCTCTTCCTGGACGAGATTGGCGACATGGCGCCCGAGCTCCAGGCGAAGCTGTTGCGCGTGCTGGAGGATGGCGAGGTGCGCGCGGTGGGCGCGGACGCGGCGCGCAAGGTGGACGTGCGCGTGGTGGCCGCCACGCACCAGGAGCTGGAAGCGCGCGTGCGCGAGGGGAAGTTCCGCCAGGATCTCTTCTACCGGCTCAACGTGGTGCCCCTGCGCGTGCCGGCCCTGCGCGAGCGGCGCGAGGACATTCCCTTGCTCGTGGAGCACTTCATCGCGAAGTCGCGCGAGCGCAACCCCCGCGCGCGCCTCACCGGCTTCACCCCCGAGGCGCTCGCCGCGCTCGCCGCCGCGCCGTGGCCGGGCAACGTGCGCGAGCTGGAGAACCTCGTGGAGCGGCTCGCCGTCGTCACCGTGAAGGAGACGGTGGACCTGCCCACGCTCCAGTTGCACGCGCCCGGAGTGACGGTGGACGTGCACCCGCTCGTGCAGGCGCAGACGCGGCTGGTGCCGCTGCGCCAGTTGGAAGGCGAGTACATCGCCTACGTGGTGGCGCAGTGTGGCGGCAACAAGACGCGCGCGGCGGAGATCCTCGGCATCGACGTGTCCACCATCCATCGCCGGGAGCGTGAGCGGGGAGGCTAG
- a CDS encoding DUF6232 family protein, whose protein sequence is MRRHESGQGARARPVLRLVSSSPPPSQTPPGERVLVEGEGLRLTSERLEVEGRSWRLEELRGFGTRRESPGLWLPLGVGGSAALLVPGLLLQPGSFRVTAALVVATLLVFAAIARVVAAADTYRLLVRTAEGERQVWCGQDHQLLARVVRELGEKLEHSEPPRPAPVRRLVLVR, encoded by the coding sequence ATGAGGCGGCATGAATCCGGGCAGGGCGCGCGGGCACGGCCCGTGTTGCGGTTGGTCTCCTCCTCGCCCCCTCCTTCCCAGACGCCCCCGGGCGAGCGGGTGCTGGTGGAGGGCGAGGGCTTGCGGCTCACCAGCGAGCGGCTGGAGGTGGAGGGCCGCTCGTGGCGGCTGGAGGAGCTGCGCGGCTTCGGCACGCGGCGCGAGTCCCCGGGGCTGTGGCTGCCCCTCGGGGTGGGGGGAAGCGCGGCGCTGCTGGTGCCGGGACTGCTGTTGCAGCCGGGCTCGTTCCGGGTGACGGCCGCGCTGGTGGTGGCCACGCTGCTCGTCTTCGCCGCCATCGCCCGGGTGGTGGCCGCCGCGGACACCTACCGGCTGCTGGTGCGCACCGCCGAGGGGGAGCGTCAGGTGTGGTGCGGACAGGATCACCAGCTGCTCGCGCGGGTGGTGCGCGAGCTGGGCGAGAAGCTCGAGCATTCCGAGCCCCCGCGTCCGGCCCCGGTGCGCCGGCTCGTCCTCGTGCGCTGA